From a region of the Neobacillus niacini genome:
- a CDS encoding SWIM zinc finger family protein, whose translation MKLIDFEQAIDNRILKRGLDYFDQGHVVSLETKDKKKYKARVDGSEVYRVEISLNLNDEIEESYCDCPYDLGEFCKHEAAVLFALKNMKTFGEPAVVVENDLKQVLAEQNKDELVRILLEISDDYPDIEKRLLFKFANNEDEITASKKLIREYINNAKRNGFIDWRHVDSALQGAEMTLKKAQEKIEMGDSKTAVLLALEVLSPVVKMIQFCDDSNGGVSFIMNRAISTIEQAVTTNLEHLDEKEQKKLFEVILKEALKKQFDGWSDWRFGLLNVCAIFSHKKDLRKKLEKQLEMLEQKAGNSWGEEYEKKQVKLLQFEIIEKCDGTSAAEKFIYKNIKISDFREKAITRALENSDYEKVLELCISGEEVDKSYRGLVHQWREYRYLAYEGLGDVKNQRKLAYEFLFNNKYSYYMKLKELYEQDEWPEVLGRLIEAFEKEQYQSTVYIEILKEEKLTQQIIEYCKKHKSLIMDLYPYLMESHFEEANDLFINYIELSAEGTSDRRGYRNVCKLIKTYKKAFGTIHSHKLIGELKQRYQKRPAFIDELGKIRQ comes from the coding sequence GTGAAGCTTATTGATTTTGAACAAGCCATTGACAATCGGATTCTTAAGCGTGGACTTGATTATTTTGACCAGGGACATGTCGTAAGTCTTGAAACCAAGGATAAAAAGAAATATAAGGCTAGGGTAGATGGATCAGAAGTTTATAGAGTAGAGATATCATTAAATCTAAACGATGAAATAGAAGAATCATATTGTGATTGCCCCTATGACTTAGGGGAGTTTTGCAAACATGAGGCAGCAGTTCTATTTGCATTGAAAAATATGAAGACTTTCGGGGAACCTGCTGTAGTGGTAGAAAATGATTTAAAACAGGTTTTAGCAGAACAAAACAAGGATGAATTGGTTCGTATTTTACTTGAAATTTCTGATGATTATCCTGATATAGAAAAACGCTTGCTTTTTAAGTTTGCAAACAATGAAGATGAAATTACTGCTAGTAAGAAACTCATCAGAGAATATATCAATAATGCAAAACGTAATGGGTTTATTGATTGGCGACATGTTGATTCTGCACTGCAAGGGGCAGAGATGACGCTAAAAAAAGCCCAGGAAAAGATAGAAATGGGTGATAGTAAGACAGCTGTTTTACTAGCACTAGAAGTGTTATCTCCCGTTGTAAAGATGATCCAATTTTGCGATGACTCCAATGGCGGGGTTAGTTTTATTATGAATCGGGCTATTTCTACTATTGAACAAGCGGTAACGACCAATTTGGAGCATTTAGATGAAAAAGAGCAAAAGAAGCTTTTTGAGGTAATTTTAAAAGAAGCTTTGAAAAAACAATTTGATGGCTGGAGTGATTGGCGCTTTGGGCTATTAAATGTTTGTGCCATTTTCTCTCATAAGAAGGATTTACGGAAAAAGCTAGAAAAGCAGCTGGAGATGTTAGAACAAAAAGCAGGTAATTCATGGGGTGAGGAGTATGAAAAGAAACAGGTAAAGCTTCTCCAATTTGAAATAATAGAAAAATGTGATGGAACGTCAGCAGCAGAAAAGTTTATTTATAAGAATATTAAAATAAGCGATTTTCGTGAAAAAGCAATTACAAGAGCATTGGAAAATAGTGATTATGAGAAAGTTCTCGAGCTTTGTATTTCGGGGGAAGAAGTAGACAAAAGTTATCGCGGGCTGGTGCATCAGTGGAGGGAGTATCGTTACCTGGCCTATGAAGGACTTGGTGATGTGAAAAATCAACGGAAATTGGCCTATGAGTTTCTTTTTAATAATAAATACTCTTATTATATGAAATTAAAAGAGTTATATGAACAAGATGAATGGCCAGAAGTTTTAGGCCGATTAATTGAAGCTTTTGAAAAAGAGCAATACCAATCAACTGTCTATATTGAAATCCTGAAAGAAGAAAAACTAACGCAACAAATAATAGAATATTGTAAAAAGCATAAATCATTAATAATGGATTTGTATCCATACCTAATGGAGAGTCATTTTGAAGAAGCGAATGATCTGTTTATTAATTATATTGAACTTTCTGCTGAGGGAACATCGGACAGACGAGGTTACAGAAATGTTTGTAAGCTAATAAAAACCTACAAAAAAGCCTTTGGTACCATTCATTCACACAAATTAATTGGAGAGTTGAAACAAAGATATCAAAAACGTCCTGCCTTTATAGATGAATTAGGGAAAATTAGACAATAG
- a CDS encoding ECF transporter S component, whose translation MKGTLTVRNIVIAGVLGAVAILLGVTRLGYIPVPTAAGNATIMHIPAIIGGIMQGPIVGAIVGIIFGVSSFLNATVPLFKDPLVAILPRLFIGVVAWVVYVGIRRKSEYLAIGTAAFLGTLTNTVLVLTMAVVRGYMGAEVAWTVAITSGIPEAIVGTIVTLAVVLSWKQIGKGKKSRISED comes from the coding sequence ATGAAAGGTACATTAACGGTTCGAAACATAGTTATTGCTGGTGTGCTTGGTGCAGTTGCGATACTTTTAGGTGTAACTCGATTAGGATATATTCCCGTCCCTACAGCAGCTGGGAATGCAACCATCATGCATATTCCTGCGATAATTGGCGGGATTATGCAGGGACCGATTGTAGGTGCGATTGTCGGAATTATTTTTGGTGTTTCCTCTTTCTTAAATGCTACCGTTCCACTATTCAAAGATCCATTAGTGGCAATCCTGCCTAGACTTTTTATTGGAGTTGTCGCATGGGTTGTATATGTAGGAATACGTAGAAAAAGTGAGTATCTTGCTATTGGCACTGCAGCGTTCCTAGGAACCTTGACCAATACGGTTCTAGTTTTAACAATGGCAGTAGTTAGAGGTTACATGGGCGCTGAAGTAGCGTGGACAGTTGCTATAACAAGTGGTATTCCAGAAGCAATTGTTGGTACAATAGTTACACTAGCAGTAGTTTTATCATGGAAGCAAATTGGTAAAGGGAAAAAATCTAGGATTTCAGAAGATTAA
- a CDS encoding energy-coupling factor transporter transmembrane component T family protein — protein MASEFELSRNITIGQYVPTGSFIHRLDPRIKLLVFTILVLAIALNTSYVGNALGLLLSIYLFWASKIPVSYGLSGIKPAIPFIIILAVLQLIFQGNVFSGGTVFFEYGFILITSESIRLVIVSAVRFVEIILLSSVLTLSTSTTELTHAIQSLLSPLKKIKFPVHELSLIITIAIRFVPTFAIEMEKMMKAQASRGADFGSGEWWRIIQRTKDMLPIIIPLFNIALSRAEDLILAMESRCYTPGNERSAYSVYKALERDYLVLIIGLLLSLLLLFYPFPF, from the coding sequence ATGGCAAGTGAATTTGAACTGTCTAGGAATATTACCATTGGTCAGTATGTACCGACTGGGTCGTTTATTCATCGGCTGGACCCAAGAATAAAACTGCTGGTGTTCACTATTCTTGTTTTAGCCATAGCCCTCAATACTAGTTATGTAGGAAATGCGCTGGGTCTGCTATTATCTATTTATTTATTCTGGGCATCTAAAATACCTGTCAGTTATGGGTTATCGGGTATAAAACCTGCTATTCCCTTTATTATTATTTTGGCTGTGTTGCAACTAATCTTCCAAGGCAATGTTTTTTCTGGAGGAACTGTATTCTTTGAATATGGTTTTATCTTGATTACCAGTGAGAGTATTCGACTCGTAATTGTTTCGGCCGTGCGGTTTGTGGAAATCATTTTATTAAGCAGCGTCTTAACGCTATCCACATCAACAACAGAATTAACCCATGCCATCCAAAGTCTTTTAAGTCCTTTAAAAAAAATAAAATTTCCTGTCCATGAACTTTCCTTGATTATTACCATCGCGATTCGCTTTGTGCCAACCTTTGCGATTGAAATGGAGAAAATGATGAAGGCGCAAGCTTCAAGAGGGGCAGATTTTGGGTCGGGAGAATGGTGGAGAATCATTCAGAGGACGAAGGATATGCTTCCCATTATTATCCCATTATTTAATATTGCGTTATCTAGAGCAGAAGATCTCATCTTAGCCATGGAATCTCGCTGCTATACTCCTGGAAATGAGAGAAGTGCCTATTCGGTTTATAAGGCACTCGAGCGTGATTATTTAGTGTTAATTATTGGGTTATTATTATCATTACTATTACTTTTTTATCCGTTTCCATTTTAG
- a CDS encoding energy-coupling factor transporter ATPase — translation MRGKPIIEIENLFHTYMKGTPMEHVALKGTNMVVNEGECIAIIGHTGSGKSTLIQHFNGLIRPDSGKVIIDGIDLSKKRIDIKALRRNVGLVFQNPEDQIFEKLIGDDISYGPFKLGLPIKEVRERVKWAMNMVGLNFEEMKDRQTFALSGGQKRKVALAGILALKPKILVLDEPTAGLDPRSRNELLDKIKSLNKIENLTVIFVSHNMEEVAYLADRVYVMANGKDVLSGTPVDIFTDKEKLQRYQIGTPETVQALYRLKDLGYNVDTSAFTVSEAADEIIKVLTDGEVKNHGK, via the coding sequence ATGCGTGGAAAACCTATCATCGAAATAGAAAACTTATTTCATACATATATGAAAGGCACCCCAATGGAGCATGTGGCCTTAAAAGGGACAAACATGGTCGTAAACGAGGGGGAATGTATTGCCATTATTGGGCACACTGGCTCAGGGAAATCAACCCTCATCCAGCATTTTAATGGGCTAATTCGGCCAGATTCGGGGAAAGTCATCATCGATGGAATAGATTTATCGAAAAAACGAATTGATATTAAAGCATTGAGGAGAAATGTCGGATTGGTTTTTCAAAACCCGGAGGATCAAATCTTTGAAAAATTAATTGGTGATGACATCTCTTATGGTCCTTTTAAACTGGGATTACCTATCAAGGAAGTCAGGGAACGGGTTAAATGGGCAATGAACATGGTCGGCTTAAACTTTGAGGAAATGAAGGATCGCCAGACGTTTGCCTTAAGCGGCGGGCAGAAGCGTAAGGTTGCACTTGCTGGTATCCTGGCGTTAAAGCCCAAAATATTAGTTCTTGATGAACCCACTGCGGGGCTTGATCCAAGATCTCGGAATGAGTTGTTGGATAAGATTAAATCGTTAAATAAAATTGAAAACTTAACCGTTATCTTCGTATCACACAATATGGAAGAAGTTGCTTATTTAGCGGATAGAGTTTATGTAATGGCAAATGGCAAGGACGTTTTATCAGGTACTCCAGTAGATATTTTTACTGACAAGGAAAAATTGCAGCGTTACCAAATTGGAACACCGGAAACCGTGCAGGCGCTGTACCGGCTCAAAGACCTTGGATACAATGTAGATACTTCTGCTTTTACGGTTTCGGAGGCAGCTGACGAAATCATAAAGGTTCTTACCGATGGAGAGGTGAAGAATCATGGCAAGTGA
- a CDS encoding energy-coupling factor transporter ATPase, which produces MEPIIALENVSFSYKINETHEVSVLKDVSFSIFPGEYVAIIGHNGSGKSTLSKHLNGLLPPGSGDVWVRGHNTKDASKKLDIRKAVGMVFQHPDNQIVATIVEEDVAFGLENIGVPREEMKQRIDEALEVVKMSEFRKRPPHHLSGGQKQRVAIAGVLAMQPDCIVFDESTSMLDTFGRNEVLQVMRKMNKMGMTIITVTHRMSEAAEADRIIVVEDGKIVMDGKPRDIFKHKEVLMELQLDIPAVSQIAEMVHNQIPNFSKELIQEEELINEVKRVSKARSGEVV; this is translated from the coding sequence TTGGAACCGATTATTGCTTTAGAAAATGTATCATTTTCATATAAAATCAATGAGACCCATGAAGTGTCTGTTCTTAAGGATGTCTCTTTTTCCATTTTTCCAGGTGAATATGTGGCCATTATTGGTCATAATGGTTCAGGAAAATCCACATTATCTAAGCATTTAAATGGGCTCTTACCACCTGGCTCAGGCGATGTTTGGGTCCGTGGTCACAATACGAAGGACGCCAGTAAAAAGCTGGATATCCGCAAAGCGGTTGGAATGGTTTTTCAGCATCCTGATAATCAAATTGTTGCGACGATTGTCGAAGAGGACGTAGCATTTGGGTTAGAAAATATTGGCGTCCCGAGGGAAGAAATGAAGCAAAGAATTGATGAGGCTTTAGAAGTCGTCAAAATGTCTGAGTTTCGTAAAAGGCCGCCGCACCATTTATCAGGAGGACAAAAACAGAGAGTGGCGATTGCTGGAGTGCTTGCCATGCAGCCGGACTGTATCGTATTCGATGAGTCCACCAGTATGCTGGATACATTTGGAAGAAACGAAGTCCTTCAGGTCATGAGAAAAATGAATAAAATGGGAATGACGATTATAACCGTTACCCATCGTATGTCAGAAGCAGCGGAAGCAGACCGAATTATAGTCGTAGAAGACGGGAAGATTGTTATGGATGGAAAACCTCGTGATATTTTTAAGCACAAAGAGGTTCTAATGGAACTGCAATTAGATATTCCAGCAGTTAGTCAAATAGCTGAAATGGTCCACAATCAAATTCCGAATTTTTCCAAAGAACTCATCCAAGAGGAAGAACTAATTAACGAAGTAAAGAGAGTTTCAAAAGCAAGGAGCGGGGAAGTGGTTTAA
- a CDS encoding QueT transporter family protein: MKIKTLVLNAILAALYIAVSGLIAPFGFTNIQFRISEMFNHLVVFNKKYIFGIIVGVFLSNLFFSPIVAYDLVFGVGQSLLALSITIVSARFIKGIWARMIVNTVVFTFTMFLIAWELNLAFELPFLFTWLTVAIGEFVVMAVGMPVIYFINKRVNFEKMI, translated from the coding sequence ATGAAAATAAAAACACTTGTCTTAAACGCAATATTAGCGGCTTTATATATTGCTGTATCAGGCTTAATCGCTCCCTTCGGTTTTACAAATATTCAATTCCGTATTTCAGAAATGTTTAATCATCTTGTTGTTTTCAATAAGAAATATATATTCGGAATCATCGTTGGGGTATTTTTGAGCAATCTTTTCTTTTCCCCGATAGTCGCCTATGACCTCGTTTTTGGTGTCGGTCAATCATTATTAGCCTTATCGATTACAATTGTATCCGCACGTTTCATTAAAGGAATTTGGGCCCGTATGATTGTAAATACCGTTGTCTTTACCTTTACTATGTTCTTGATTGCTTGGGAATTAAACCTAGCATTCGAATTGCCATTCTTATTTACTTGGTTAACAGTGGCAATTGGAGAGTTTGTTGTGATGGCTGTAGGCATGCCGGTTATTTATTTCATTAACAAGCGCGTTAATTTCGAAAAAATGATATAA
- a CDS encoding glycoside hydrolase family 3 protein, producing MALLSKQIRKSSKLRKKLLATALTLSLVAPVIGPQVGFADDQGYTGEEGEATPYVGRGAITTFKVAKAEGQPEIEVATQDRILEISGKYFRDANGNRSLDGYEDWRKPVSERVADLISKMTLEQKAGLMYINTHTPAADPADGKFVTEANANIVINKKLRHVIYRLSQNLGDVANYNNQMQQLAEGLELGIPVVITSNPRNSASTDYTNITNTQDQHTFWPGTLGLAAAGDVEAVGEFAEIARQEWRAAGIRKVYGYMADVATDPLWARIEETFGEDPKVVGDMNYKIVRGFQTEKLGTDSVAITVKHFPGGGARDDGQDPHFANGSFNIYPTEGSLEKYHIPPFQKAIEAGVASVMPYYAYPSNASADQGLEPYSETEQFEEVGMTLNKGIIDYLREGLGFKGYINSDSGAVAGSAWGYLVDEDGNPIPNVQKVAKALNAGTNIISGGSTPELVIQAVNEGLVDISKVNESITYTLSEMMTLGLFEDPYVNPAEAIAAANNEEHRALAYEAHQKSVVLMRNDKTKGEKLLPLTEEKLENVKLYVEGFIGVAPGRNNPNPQKTINEESAKQTAAFNADLKKMLKEEFPNITLVDSVDQATHAYLYIKPTQSNWDNNPRIDVNETTGILELDRIIEIQKAIPTITAVNFTNQWLINKLEPNAAALIGTFGTLQEAVFDVITGEFNPVGKLPFAIPASAEAVEREVGDVPSFAQEEYKHFTYKNKSGDKYEYGFGLSYNKGNVPAHANETGKPDHADETGVPAHAKK from the coding sequence ATGGCTTTACTATCAAAGCAGATTAGAAAATCTTCAAAGCTAAGAAAGAAACTTCTCGCAACTGCACTTACTCTATCATTAGTTGCACCAGTTATTGGACCGCAGGTAGGATTTGCGGATGACCAAGGGTACACAGGTGAAGAAGGGGAAGCAACTCCGTATGTTGGCCGAGGTGCAATAACAACTTTTAAAGTTGCAAAAGCTGAGGGCCAGCCAGAAATTGAAGTAGCAACTCAAGATAGAATTCTTGAAATCAGTGGCAAATATTTTAGAGATGCAAATGGCAATAGAAGCTTAGATGGTTATGAAGACTGGAGAAAGCCAGTTTCAGAGCGTGTAGCGGATTTGATTAGCAAAATGACTCTTGAACAAAAAGCTGGATTGATGTACATAAATACTCATACTCCAGCAGCAGATCCAGCAGATGGGAAATTTGTAACCGAGGCTAATGCCAATATTGTTATTAACAAGAAATTACGCCACGTTATTTACCGTCTATCTCAAAACCTAGGCGATGTTGCCAATTATAATAACCAAATGCAGCAATTAGCAGAGGGGCTAGAGCTAGGGATTCCGGTGGTTATTACTTCGAATCCGAGAAACTCTGCCTCAACGGATTATACAAATATTACGAACACACAAGACCAACATACTTTCTGGCCTGGTACATTAGGTTTAGCAGCAGCAGGAGATGTAGAAGCTGTTGGTGAATTTGCGGAAATTGCCCGCCAAGAATGGAGAGCTGCCGGTATTCGTAAAGTTTACGGATATATGGCCGACGTTGCAACAGACCCGCTATGGGCTAGAATTGAGGAGACATTTGGCGAAGATCCAAAAGTAGTTGGCGACATGAATTATAAAATCGTCAGAGGGTTCCAAACTGAAAAACTGGGTACAGACAGTGTAGCTATCACAGTTAAACACTTCCCTGGCGGTGGAGCTCGTGATGATGGACAAGATCCTCACTTTGCAAACGGAAGCTTTAATATTTATCCTACGGAAGGAAGTTTGGAGAAGTATCATATTCCTCCTTTCCAGAAAGCAATTGAAGCTGGTGTAGCATCGGTAATGCCTTATTACGCTTATCCAAGTAATGCTAGTGCTGATCAAGGGTTAGAACCATATAGTGAAACTGAGCAATTTGAAGAAGTTGGTATGACTCTAAATAAAGGAATCATCGATTACTTGCGTGAAGGTCTTGGTTTCAAAGGATATATTAACTCTGACTCTGGTGCTGTAGCTGGCAGTGCATGGGGTTACCTAGTAGATGAAGATGGAAATCCAATTCCAAATGTACAAAAAGTGGCCAAAGCATTAAATGCAGGAACCAATATTATTTCAGGTGGGTCAACACCAGAGCTAGTAATTCAGGCTGTTAACGAAGGTTTAGTAGATATATCAAAAGTTAACGAATCCATTACTTATACATTATCAGAAATGATGACATTAGGTTTATTTGAAGACCCATATGTAAATCCTGCAGAAGCTATTGCTGCTGCAAACAATGAAGAACACAGAGCATTAGCTTATGAAGCGCATCAAAAGTCAGTCGTTTTAATGCGTAATGATAAAACCAAAGGTGAAAAACTATTACCGTTAACAGAAGAAAAGTTAGAAAATGTTAAGCTTTATGTTGAAGGATTTATTGGGGTTGCTCCAGGAAGAAATAATCCAAATCCTCAAAAAACTATTAATGAAGAATCAGCAAAACAAACTGCTGCATTTAATGCAGACTTAAAGAAAATGCTCAAAGAAGAATTCCCTAACATTACGTTAGTAGATAGTGTTGATCAAGCAACTCATGCATATTTATATATTAAACCAACTCAATCTAACTGGGATAATAACCCACGTATTGATGTTAATGAAACAACAGGTATTCTTGAATTAGATCGAATCATTGAAATTCAAAAAGCTATTCCAACCATTACTGCGGTAAACTTTACGAACCAATGGCTAATAAACAAGCTTGAACCAAATGCTGCAGCATTAATCGGTACTTTTGGTACGCTTCAAGAGGCGGTATTCGATGTAATCACTGGAGAATTCAATCCTGTTGGTAAGCTTCCATTCGCTATTCCAGCCAGTGCGGAGGCAGTAGAAAGAGAAGTCGGGGATGTTCCAAGCTTTGCTCAAGAAGAATATAAACATTTCACTTATAAGAATAAAAGTGGTGACAAGTACGAATACGGTTTTGGTCTTTCTTACAACAAGGGGAATGTACCAGCTCATGCTAATGAAACAGGAAAGCCTGACCATGCAGATGAAACAGGAGTACCGGCTCATGCAAAAAAATAA
- a CDS encoding response regulator, producing MKKILLVDDERWVRTALKWTINKLNLPLQVVHECQNGLEALDWIKMNEVDLILTDIRMPVMDGLALVKELSTLNGTYEVIVISVHDEFQFVQQAMRSGVTDYLLKPIEENEIRNCLEKWLNKKNNKDNTSKQMLADKENLPLSTIDRILDYIEKTPLDQITLKEAAESIHINPSYLSQLFKQQLNKKFVDYITELRIEESKRLLQNTTLRMSEIAERVGYSDLAYFSNNFKKIVGSSPSEYRNITSKNSDGHLIKR from the coding sequence ATGAAAAAGATCTTGTTAGTTGACGATGAGAGATGGGTACGTACCGCTCTTAAGTGGACGATAAATAAATTAAATCTTCCCTTGCAGGTGGTCCATGAATGCCAAAATGGATTAGAAGCGTTAGATTGGATAAAGATGAATGAAGTTGACTTAATCTTAACGGATATCCGAATGCCGGTGATGGACGGTCTTGCATTGGTTAAGGAACTTAGTACTTTAAACGGGACGTATGAAGTGATTGTGATCTCTGTCCATGATGAGTTTCAGTTTGTTCAGCAGGCAATGAGGAGTGGTGTCACGGATTATCTGCTTAAACCCATCGAGGAAAATGAGATAAGAAATTGTCTGGAAAAATGGCTAAATAAAAAAAATAACAAAGATAATACGAGTAAGCAAATGTTGGCTGATAAAGAAAATCTACCTTTATCAACGATCGATCGAATCTTGGATTATATAGAAAAAACACCTTTAGATCAAATCACTTTAAAAGAAGCAGCAGAGAGTATTCATATCAACCCCAGTTATCTCAGTCAATTGTTCAAACAACAGCTAAATAAAAAGTTCGTTGATTATATTACGGAACTGCGAATTGAAGAAAGTAAGCGATTATTGCAAAATACAACCTTAAGAATGTCCGAGATTGCCGAAAGAGTGGGATATTCTGATTTAGCTTACTTTAGTAACAATTTTAAGAAAATAGTAGGAAGTTCTCCGTCAGAGTATCGGAATATCACCAGCAAAAACAGCGATGGTCATTTAATTAAAAGATAA
- a CDS encoding sensor histidine kinase: MQQHRGKIAEFIKKYILLKNQSLMMKLCIFSSFLVILPVLSVGIISYNRSSAELENELRQYSGQVIGQVESHIEYYLQEFEITSLKMINSPELSSLFKHEKSDLIVEAARDTLKYSAYSRADISNITVLVDDDIVIDTLGINNFYPSTKIKEEYWYSSVPMNGMTMLVTRTLKLRNKEQPVISLVRRLYNPDTLRPVGMLVIDINFRRIEEISNKVTISKNGYFFILDAKGHYVYHPDYSKLGKKVEFSQLAQLQNNESRTQILQNKRKDFVTYTYSSNIGWSFFTAVPYKDLTGGIIQIGRTIVLTIIISLIIAYTIGFGFATSLIRPIRRLKRFMKEVEIGNLSGRVPVESNDEIGQLSAGFNHTVEKLSDLLEEVYVSKLKETEMSLKQKEIEIKMLQSQMNPHFLYNSLETIRGMALEEGQENIAIMSFSLAKLLRYNLKNDSSIVSLGEEIRFCKTYLQIQKFRFEDRFEYELDIPEWAMELQVVKFSLQPIVENCFVHAYGRSCQKLKITISVVPHSEFSFTIRVEDTGSGIPNHILDELTRKLEEKTTNSDGKHIGLLNVQQRIHYVFGADYGLSVRSELGTGTVVEMELPMREYTEEREIG, translated from the coding sequence ATGCAACAGCATAGAGGAAAAATAGCAGAATTTATTAAAAAGTATATTCTCTTAAAGAATCAATCATTAATGATGAAGCTTTGCATTTTTTCTAGCTTTCTTGTTATATTGCCCGTTCTTTCAGTGGGGATTATCTCGTATAATCGATCTTCAGCTGAATTGGAAAACGAGCTCCGGCAATATAGCGGTCAAGTAATTGGTCAGGTAGAATCTCATATTGAATATTACCTACAAGAATTTGAGATTACCAGTTTAAAAATGATTAACTCTCCGGAATTATCCAGCCTATTTAAACATGAAAAAAGTGATCTAATTGTAGAAGCAGCCAGGGACACACTTAAGTATTCTGCGTATTCTCGAGCAGATATTTCTAACATTACGGTTTTAGTAGATGACGATATTGTCATCGATACCCTTGGGATAAATAATTTTTATCCTTCTACGAAAATAAAAGAAGAATATTGGTATTCATCCGTTCCTATGAACGGAATGACTATGTTGGTAACGAGAACGCTAAAGCTAAGAAATAAAGAGCAGCCGGTTATTTCTCTTGTTAGGAGATTATACAACCCTGATACTCTTAGGCCAGTGGGAATGCTCGTTATTGATATTAATTTTAGAAGAATTGAGGAAATCTCCAACAAAGTAACGATTAGTAAAAACGGTTATTTTTTTATATTGGATGCAAAAGGGCATTACGTCTATCATCCTGATTATTCGAAGCTTGGAAAAAAAGTAGAATTTAGCCAGCTCGCTCAACTTCAAAATAACGAAAGCAGAACACAAATTTTACAGAACAAGAGGAAGGATTTTGTTACTTATACTTATTCCTCAAATATAGGCTGGAGTTTTTTTACCGCCGTACCCTATAAAGATTTAACGGGTGGAATTATTCAAATTGGAAGAACCATTGTTTTGACAATTATCATCTCGTTAATTATTGCCTACACGATAGGATTTGGATTTGCAACAAGTTTAATCCGCCCGATTCGGCGCCTGAAGAGGTTTATGAAGGAAGTAGAAATTGGAAACCTTAGCGGTCGAGTCCCAGTGGAATCAAACGATGAAATTGGACAGTTATCTGCAGGATTCAATCATACTGTCGAAAAGCTATCAGATTTACTTGAAGAAGTATACGTCTCCAAATTGAAAGAAACAGAAATGTCCCTGAAACAGAAAGAGATTGAAATAAAAATGCTTCAGTCTCAAATGAACCCTCATTTTTTATATAACTCTCTTGAAACCATTAGAGGGATGGCATTAGAAGAAGGTCAGGAAAATATTGCAATCATGTCGTTTTCCCTGGCAAAGCTGCTTCGGTATAATCTTAAAAATGATTCCTCCATCGTTAGTCTAGGAGAAGAAATAAGGTTTTGCAAGACATATCTTCAGATTCAGAAGTTTCGATTTGAAGACCGATTTGAGTATGAGTTGGATATTCCTGAATGGGCAATGGAGCTTCAGGTAGTAAAGTTTTCACTTCAACCAATAGTTGAAAATTGCTTTGTTCATGCCTACGGTCGAAGCTGTCAAAAATTAAAAATTACCATATCAGTTGTTCCCCATTCGGAGTTTTCATTTACGATTCGAGTAGAAGATACAGGCTCAGGCATTCCAAATCACATTTTAGACGAACTTACTAGAAAGCTTGAAGAGAAAACGACAAACTCAGATGGGAAACATATCGGCTTATTAAATGTCCAACAAAGGATTCATTATGTGTTTGGCGCGGATTATGGCCTTAGTGTTAGAAGTGAGTTAGGGACCGGCACGGTGGTCGAGATGGAACTGCCAATGAGGGAATATACAGAGGAAAGGGAGATTGGATGA